Below is a window of Raphanus sativus cultivar WK10039 unplaced genomic scaffold, ASM80110v3 Scaffold0168, whole genome shotgun sequence DNA.
ATTGATGAATTAAGATATAAGCAATGTTTTTATATCTGATTCGGATCTGCAGTTGAACCGATAAATTGGTGGCTGTATCTAATATGGACCGGCTTATGTTCTTCGTGTAGCATTCTATCATGGTTCTACTAACTgatttgtttccaaaaaaatcaaatttaatgaaaacctattaattaaaaatttgataaacccAAAACTCCGTAATTAATCCGTGAACCGACAAAACCCCAACGAAATcggataataatttttaaaacattgacAAAAGttctcatatattttataatagtacACAAAAATGAATAAACTATTTAATTCGACATATAAAGTAAATGCATAGTAtttatgttataaattttaattcataCATTTTGTAATGATTAAtattattacaattttaatgtaggtaatttatttttcttgtttagaaACATGCAATGAGTTTAggactattaataaaattacttttatGATTTCTGAAATGAACTTTTTAAAGGATGGATGCAATGAATTAAATTAATGCGTATAATtttaatctcaaaaaaaaacaaagacaaaaaattcattaataagaattaaatttcttttttaaatttaggtataattttgagaaaattggcattttcattaaaagaaaaaaaataggaatGTGTCATAGATGAaaattgcaatgtaatattccTCTTGAATTTTGGAGATACTAGGGGTTAGCCCGGGCTACGTCCGAgacaattttgatttttcaaatatttcgTATACAATTAATTCGCTGAATGTTGGACTCCGAACTATATACTTTTTGTGAATTTATGAACactttatatttatagtatGTATAATAAAGAGTTTGAATATCTACTgagtttgaaattattttattttacattgatGTAAACATTTTTGTGATAGTTGAATTttgttgtttgtattttttgtgatagtttaacctttgaaagttttgtatatatttgaactcttatttatatttttttatgggatctaataaatattttccaatggaaccttatattatataatcagaacatttgatattatatatgttttttcttttgactaaaaatatttgttttcctatcattttgtttttgtttctgaaaaTTGGCTTCCAAATTAACCAAATCAAATgtcaattaaaaaccaaaaacataaaccggATCTCAATCTCATATCCACATTAACCTAACCAAATCAAGTGtcaataaccaaaaacataaactgGATCCTAATCTCATCTCCACGTTGACAGAAACGAATCGTGCccataaattaattttatattttatcacgtcaaatttttctattattttacaaatcaaattacaaattaaaaaatagaatcatgtttttaaagtttgttCTAACTTAGTTTCTAACATTATGTCACTTCGATTATCTTTAACAAAGAAACATCTAAGTAATAGTTGTATccataatataaatctaatttagtttttcaaatttgtttttcacttttatacacagtcacatacaaaaaaaaggaaaataatattatcataaactaACTTGTCATTATTTGACTTTGTCATGGAAAATTAATCTCTGTCGATGACTTGAAAAAAAccgtttttttttgtaacaaatcattttctcttctcttatgtgtttgctttttgaaaattttcggCGAAAAAATCACCAATTTCAtacaatcaaattttgaattgtGAGTTGTGTCGAAAAGGGTCTTTCTGATTGAATTAGAGACTTAAGGGTAAAGAAATATTGGTGTAGAGAAGTGATTTCAACGCATAGTTTGCTCTTCTCATTCATCCTTCTTCTCGCTCTCAAGCTTGTTCATGTTCTTTCTCAATCATGGTGATCAGttactttctttcttatttttttgtaattgctGCCTTGACTTCTCTTTTATATAGCTAAGGTTGGGATAATTATGAATCAGTTGATGGGTTTCTCTGATATTGAGTTTTGACTAAGTATAGTTTGGATACAACTATAAAAATTGGATCTCTGTGTTTAGCGATGTCTAAGGTAGAATATTTTATCATCATTTTgcttttttgtatatttatatttatatcctTGTAGCAGTTTTATGCCGTGATTTTTCGTGGTAGATTTTGCTGTTCGCTCCATCTATGACATCTTTTGTGATTATCACCTTTGCTCTTTGTTATGATCatgttattttgtaacttttaaagTTCTGGTTTGTGGGAGAGGGGTTCTTTTCATTATGTTTTGGCAACGCCACTATTTGTTGCTTTCAAGATATTGCTCTGTGTACATCTTGAAGATCAATATGGTATACTCTTTAacttgtaatattaatattgGTTGTATTTATGGACGgtgtgtttgtttatgatagatGGTTATGTCTCTCACTCCTTGTGTTGCAATTGCTTATGGTGAAATATTTGGTTGTGTCTTGCCATtgcttgtgtgtgtttatggCTGGTGTGTTTGCTTATGATAGATCTGAAATTGGTTTCTTAGTTATTGTTCAATATTACTTACCATCATTCCAGAAGGTTGTAACTcgttatgttttcttttcttttctttttattcttagGAAAGAATGATTCTTTCTCATTTGTGGATGAGTGGAAAGGAGAAAACTGAAAACAATCATGTGCATGGTTCCACAATTTTCCACTCGCCAATCTCTCCGTCTTACTGGTTtggaaacaatatatttttattcaaatgcACTCTCTAGTCTATATTTCCTTTGCATTTGCAAACGCTATAACTGCAAGATTGAAtgcttgatattttttttttgcatatttacatttttctggAGAATGTGCAAGACACTTATGCCTAGAGTTGAAGAAACTATGAGTGATGAAGCCATATGAGAAATACTTCATGTAAGTCGATTCTTCACTATTTGCATGTGAACTTATCCAAACATATTATCCTGTATAAAAGAggtttttactatatttaatgtaatatatctatttctttttacgatagatgtttaatgttatatttttatttttgtatatttacttattgtttattttttcttatattgtatatttacttattctaattttcttacttttatatcaaatgataatattatgatatatgtttaatgtagtatttctatttcttatattgtatgcttgtttttcttataatgtttatttacttataaaaatatttggaaataataaaagtgTAAAACTttacattttcagatagatgttaatgtagtttttccatttacttattatttatttttcttatattgtatatttacttattctagttGTTCTGctttttatatcaaattgttatattatttacgatatatttttatgtaatatttctatttattagtTCTATATtactcatttttattttattatattgtatatttaattattctagTTTTATTACTTTATATTGTATGCTTATTTTTCCtacattgtatatttacttataaaaatatttggaaataataaaaatgtaaaaccgtaaattttttaagataggtgtgtaatgtagtttttacatttcttatatttcacatttacttattatttaatttttcttatattgtatatttacttattctaattgttttacttttatatcaaattgtaatattacgatagatggCTAATGTAGTAtgtctatttttatatttcatatttaattactatttattttactacattttttcagatatatatttaatgtagtttttctatttcttatattgaaaatttacttatttttttatttcttatcttGTATAtctacttattctaattttctttcttttatatcaaattgtaatattacgatagatgtttaacgtaatatttatatttcttatattgtatgtttatttattattcattattctttatatttcatatttacttattttttattttttaataatgctaCATGGcatcttttgaaaaatattacttttagcTTTTTTCCATAattagaataataaaaatatacatttagttttttggaaataataaaaatgtaaaattaaatgtaaaaaatgtaatactactatttcttatattttatattttcttattctaattttcgaatttatttatttaatttataaatataaaatggtaataatacattatagacagtttaatgtaatatttttttaaaacaaaatatttagtaataatGACATATGACATCTTTCCGACGAAATTTTTTTGATGATGTGTACGCTCTCTTGAGTCTCAAAAGCTCCATTTTATTAGTAGAGATTATTATTGACTGTTATCGTAATTTaagaattattgaaaatatatattcactgaatttgaaaagttaaaattgattttgttagGTTCGTAAAAGTTTAATTGAGGAATTTATGGTATATTCGaatattaatgatatatttcaTTGCTATCTTCAAGAGCTAGCTGTTAAAATATGGAAGTTGTTTGTCAATATGCGAAAATATTAATCATCTTGCAAGGGCACCAAAATCAGTTGCTATCAATTTTTCAAATTCCAGGCAAATTGTGTAAAATCACTTCATCGTAGATTTGTGAGAGCAAAATTTTGTGTTAATCACACTTGGCTCCATAAAAGGTGATTTTCATAACCTCTATTACTTGcataatttttatgatatttgtATAATTTATGTTCACCAAAATAATAGAGTGTATTTCATTTCATTCAAAGATCCCATGTAACATTTGTGTTTGTGTAGATGAGAAAGAAATACTACAGTAAGAAAAGGAGACCAGTAACATTTAAGTCCTAATAAAAGTAGTACTATGAACATATAAGCTTCTGAATTCATCGAACTTCGTGTCTTGCTCCTCAGTGCCGAATGATTGTGGCTTTCTCTCATCGTTTTTGCAATCGAGATAAACAGCTCTGTTTGGCAGCAAAAACAGACCAAAATCGCATCATCACTAACATACAAGAAACGTTCTGTAATCAATAAATCTGAAAGAAATCAGTTAACTGCACCTCGAGATCAGGGATAGCACGGTCAGCTTGAAACTGAAAGAAAGAATAGCGGAGAAGAGTCTCTGGATCACCGCTTTCAAACTGCAACTGATTTAGAAGCATGGTCTTGCTCAAACTAAAGTCCCTGATgaataagaaagaaacaaaacggTCTATGTCAATGAGTATGTCAAGAAGTCTAAAAGCGCAAATATCAAATCAggttgattatatatatataggttacTTAACAACTGTACCTGCTCAAAACATCAGCACTTCCTTTGAGGATGCAGATACTTCGTTTGTCAGCACCACCACTCATCTTCTGAATGGCAAAGAGAGTAAATCATACCAAACAGATTTAAAGGTAGCAagaattgaaaatatatggaaaCAATAGCTCTACCTTAATCACGCCTCCATCAAATGATATCTCAGTTAATTCTTTCAAAACTGGAAGCAGACCCGAATGATGAACGGTACCGGGGTTTAAGATGGAAAAAGTACTTGACACCTGCAGTACATGCAGCCAATCACCATGTCAATGTTTTCCGTGGAACTAATAAATCCAATAAACCAAACCGCATCTGAAAACTAGATCAACTAGACAGCATTAAACTCCCAGGCATGTGCACCATAACTTTCTGTTCATAGAAATCGTCTAAGAGCAAAGTATTCGCAAACAATAAATGTACATGTGCAATATACAAACTCTCAGGCATCTTAGAAAGTGGTTTAATGAAGGCTTGCCTGAGGAAGATTCTTATCGATTGTGCTATTAAAGATTGTCTCCACGAAGTCTTTCTCATCGTCGCTGTTTAAGTCCATCTTAGACACCTGTGGAACAATGAGCAAACAGGCAGGTATTACAATCACGTTTTAGACAGCAAGGGACTCGATAAGCATACAATAAACATACTGTTAAGATTCGGCAAAAACTCGAGAGAGTTTGCTAGTAATTTTTGAACGATAAAAAACACATACAATAGCCAAAAACAGGATCAAAGTCACTCCAACTCCAGATCAGATTAAAGGGATAAGAATAGATTTTCCTATTTCAGCAGACAAATACAGATTCACTTGAATTTGGCTATTGATAAGAACAGCCCCCAGAAAAACAGGTACCTTGTTAAACTTGTTCAAGTTTTCAAATAGAAGAACAGAAGAGGAGGCAACTAACCTGCATCGCAAATGCCTCACGTTCCTCTTTGCTGAACCTGAACAAACTCACGGGAATTAtcattttcattaatttgaAGACATCACGTTCTTCACCAAGTAATCCCTTTTGAGACTTTCTGTTCTCTCTTTTTATGTCACCATCATTAGCAAGAACCAGTGCGTTAAGAGCCTTCTGGAAGCTATCCTCGTGAAACTTAGCATTTTCATCCAAAACCAAGTAAACCCCATTGCCTCCGGCAAGAAAGACATAGTGCTGGAGCTGAGTTGGCTGATAATCAGTGTAAACAATGCGGCATGGTTGTTTGTGAACCTGCAATACCAAACACTAAAATCACATCTCCAGAGCAACAAACCATATAAAGCTTACTTTCATTTGACAAAGGCTTGCCTGAGGTAGCTTCTTATCATCATCTGAAAGCATATCGATAGTGCGAGTAAAAATTGTCTCCACGAAGTCTTTCTCGTCGTCACTGTTTAAGTCCATCTTAGACATCTGTAGAACAATCAGTAAACAGGCAGGTATTACAATCACGTTTTAGACAGCAAGGGACTCGATAAGCATACAATAAACATACTGTTAAGATTCAGTAACTAGGTCTTTACCTTCACGACATGAGCATCGTGGCCATTGCAATTAGGAGGATCATCACTATCAGAACTGGAAGAATCTTCCTGCCCTGACATAGCGTTATCTCCGGAATTGTCTGCTTCGTCTACGTTTTCCATGACATCATCTTCATTATCTCCCCCAGAGTCTCCGGACTTGTCAGTATCAACACCAGACGAATCTCCTTCTGATGCACTCTCGGTAGTCACTCGGTAGTGTACCAAAACAGAATCCTGAAAtctaaattaagaaaataaggaaaattaatCAGTATGAGAGGAAACGataaatgcaaaaaaatttttttttttttaaattacttacTCGTTCTGAATGGGTTTGTAGACTCTCCTCTCGTAAGTTGTCAACGGAACTAGAGATATACGGCTTCTCTTATAGTACAAAGGGGTGTCTTCTGCCGTTCTCTTATGCTGTGTCTCCCCCCAGTCTACAAAATCAAACTGAGAGAGCGTGCTGAACAGAAAAAGGCCTTGTCGGTATCCATCAACTGTCTCAAGAGAGTAGACATGGTTTGGATGCAACATGAAGATGTCACGGACTTCGCTAGAACTCAACCAGCTATATCTGGATCTTTCTAAGATGTCatcaacttctttttttttccaaaaaaaaagaagaagcaatgctGTTAGTTAGTTTTCTTTAAGATACATATTCGAACTAAAAAGGAAGTTCAAGAACAAAGACCTCCGAAAACCAAAGAGTCATCCTGCAAATTATACGCCATTTGTAAACCTAgaataaaaaattcaattaaTACACACACTTTCCAATTTTCAAACGCTAACTAAGCAAATCGTACAAACCTAATcaataaacaaagcaaatcaAAGATCTCAGCTAGCGATCGAAGCAATTCTTCTTATAATGTAACTCAGGAAAtcgaacatatatatatatatgttaacttattgtaaaatttagttaacttcatatattttaaaaaaaaatccaaatatgatttaaataaatactattatatatattctctaATATTAATACCTAAAGATTTAACtcaaaaacaaaacctaaaaactatAAACATCTAAGTCGTAGCCGTCTCGTCTCGTTCTTATCTAATATACATTGTCTAACGGTAAAATTATGTAACAAAATTAATGTTtagtatttttagtttttagatacATTGTTTTTTACTCTTAGTAATGgattaaccaaaccaaaccgaaccctaACCGAACCTAAAtcaaacccgaaactaaaccaatACGCCCACCCCTAAAAAAATAACATAGTATATATTGTTCAAatcttgaaatatttatgattgCAGAGAAAGATCTAATGATTATCCCAACATCAACACAGATTTTCCCTaactaaatcaaaaacactaatcactaaagtctaaaataaaatataagtcataatccaaatatcaaaatatagaagaagataaattgagtaaataaaatagaacaTTCTACATATGGTACAGTtcctattaataaaattataaaattgtttaatGATAGTGGAAGTAATGCTTATCCCAAATACTAACATGCACAAAT
It encodes the following:
- the LOC108810642 gene encoding uncharacterized protein LOC108810642 — its product is MAYNLQDDSLVFGEVDDILERSRYSWLSSSEVRDIFMLHPNHVYSLETVDGYRQGLFLFSTLSQFDFVDWGETQHKRTAEDTPLYYKRSRISLVPLTTYERRVYKPIQNEFQDSVLVHYRVTTESASEGDSSGVDTDKSGDSGGDNEDDVMENVDEADNSGDNAMSGQEDSSSSDSDDPPNCNGHDAHVVKMSKMDLNSDDEKDFVETIFTRTIDMLSDDDKKLPQVHKQPCRIVYTDYQPTQLQHYVFLAGGNGVYLVLDENAKFHEDSFQKALNALVLANDGDIKRENRKSQKGLLGEERDVFKLMKMIIPVSLFRFSKEEREAFAMQVSKMDLNSDDEKDFVETIFNSTIDKNLPQASLH